A region of Ovis canadensis isolate MfBH-ARS-UI-01 breed Bighorn chromosome 19, ARS-UI_OviCan_v2, whole genome shotgun sequence DNA encodes the following proteins:
- the LOC138424280 gene encoding nuclear envelope phosphatase-regulatory subunit 1 — translation MNSLEQAEDLKAFERRLTEYIHCLQPATGRWRMLLIVVSVCTATGAWNWLIDPETQKVSFFTSLWNHPFFTISCITLIGLFFAGIHKRVVAPSIIAARCRTVLAEYNMSCDDTGKLILKPRPHVQ, via the coding sequence ATGAACTCGCTGGAGCAGGCGGAAGATCTCAAGGCTTTCGAGAGGAGACTTACTGAATATATTCATTGCTTGCAACCTGCCACTGGCCGTTGGAGAATGCTTCTTATAGTGGTATCTGTCTGTACAGCTACTGGTGCCTGGAACTGGTTAATAGATCCCGAGACACAAAAGGTGTCCTTCTTCACATCATTATGGAACCATCCATTTTTCACCATTAGCTGTATCACTCTAATAGGCTTATTCTTCGCTGGGATTCACAAGAGAGTAGTTGCACCGTCAATTATAGCTGCTCGATGTCGAACTGTGTTAGCAGAATACAACATGTCTTGTGATGATACAGGAAAGCTAATTTTGAAACCTAGGCCTCATGTTCAATGA